A region of the Nocardia nova SH22a genome:
GGGCCGAGTTCGACGGTGAATGTGGTTGCCGCTTCGGGGCGTTCGCCGTCGCGCACCGCGTACAGCTGAGGTGTTGCCAGTGTTCCCGAGCTGCGCAGCGTATCCATCCAGTACCGCAACGACTGTTCGCGGCGGGCGTTGTGCCGCCGCGATTCCCGGACGACCAGGTCACGCAGTTGTGCGTGGACGTCTGCGGGAAAACCCCGATACTCGCGCGCGATCTGCTCGAAGAACGACCCCAGGCTCGGTCCGTCCCACATGATGTGGTGGACCGACACGATCATGGCGCAGCGTTCCGCGGCGGCGAGCAGGCGCACGCGCAGTGCCGATTCCGTCGCGAGGTCGAACGGTCGTGCCGACAGCTCTCCGGCATGCCGGTCCGCGAGTTCGGCGAAGGCCGCTTCGACGTTTCCGCGACAGTCGACGACCGTCACCTCCGCTCGGGTGCCGGAGTCCACCCGCTGCCGCGGTGTGCCGTCGTCGGCCGGCTCGTAGAGCGTCCGGGTCAGCAGCTGCCGGTCACAGCACGCCCGCACCGCATCGTGGAGGCGACCGGCGTCCACCGCGCCGTCGATCGTGCAGACGAAGGTGACGTTGTAGGCGCAGCTTCGCGGTCGGCGCTGCTGATGCAGCCACAGCCCCCGCTGGGCGGGGTTGAGCGCCACCGGTTCGTCCAGCGGTGGGGCAGCGCTGTTCGAGTTCTCGATGCCGATGCGGCGCTGTGCCATCCGGCGCCGGACGAGTTCGAGCCGTCGGGACTGGTCGGTGGCGGAACCTGATTCGTTCATGCGCCCGCTCCCGCATCGCGTGCCGCCTCGATGAATGCGCCGATCCGCTCGCCGATGAGCTGCCACCCCCGGGCGGTGCAGATCTCGAGGTGACCGAGGTCGGCCTCGATGATCTCTAGTTCACCAAGTGCCTTGTCCCACTGACGGTTACGGTCGAGCACGACGTGCCCGGGTTTGTCGGCGGTCGCCGAGACGAGGAGCGCCCGCCCGGTCGGCGCGGGCAGCGAATCGGCCGTCTCCGCGGCGTCCATAGTGCGGCTGTTGCGCAGATAGGTCTCGAAGACCGCGTCGGTGGCTGCCCGATCCCGCTTGTCGAGCAACCCGTTGGTCACCAATGACGCGACGAATCGCTCGGCTTCGGCGATCACCTCCGCCTCATCGGCGACGACCTGGAGATGCCGGTCGGGTGGCCCGCCGAGAGGGCCGCCGGAGTCGAGCAGAATCACGTCGGTGCGCAACCCGTGGCGGTGTTCGAGCCGCTGGGAGACCAGGTGCGCGAGTTGTCCGCCGAACGACCATCCGAGCAGGACGCACGGTTGCGGCGAGATGCCGAGGACCACCCGCGTGTAGTGCTCGACGAGTTCGTCCAGGGCCGACAACCGCTCACCACCGGCAGCCAGGCCGGGGTCCTGCGCGACGACCACCCCCACGTCGGAGGCGATGAACGGAAGCGCCCCGTAATAGCTCCAGCCGATGCCGCCCGCGGGTGGCAGGCAGCAGACAGTTGTGCGAACGCCGGGCCTGAGTTCGGCGACGGGAGCCAGCGAGTAGTCGGCGGCCGATCCGTCGAGCAACCGTGCCGGTGTGCCCGAGTTGTAGACGGTGCGCACCGTGGTGGTGAGGCCGGCGGCCTCGAGTTTGGCCACGAGTTCGACCACGAGCAGCGAATGTCCGCCGAGTTCGAAGAAATCGTCGTCGAGGTAGACGGTGTCGACCCCGAGCACCTCGGCGTATGCGGCGCAGACGCGCTGCGAACGATCGTCCTCGGGCGCGCGCCCGGTCCGGCTGCCCAGCAGTGCGCCGATGTCCGGTAACCGGGTGCGATCCACCTTTCCCGACAGCGTTGAAGGGATGTCGCCGACCCAGACCAGGTACCCGGGAATCATGTGCTCGGGTACCAATCGCTGCATCGCCGTGCGGATTTCGCCGATATCGGGCGGGTCGGCGGGTGTGGTGGCGACCAGATACCCGACCAGCGCGGTGCCGCCCGCCGGTACGGTGTCCGCGAACACCTCGGCGCGGGCCACTCCCTCGCATCGGCGCAGTGCGGCGACGACATCGCCGAGTTCGATGCGGAATCCGCGAACCTTGACCTGTTCGTCGGCTCGGCCGACGAACTCCACGATGCCGTCGCCCCGACGCCGGACGAGATCGCCCGTGCGATACATCCGCGTGCCCTCCCCGCCGAACGGGCAGGCGATGTAGCGCTGCGCGGTGAGTGCGGACATACCGTGGTACCCGCGGCTGAGCCCGTGACCGGTCAGGTACAGCTCGCCGACCACTCCCGGCGGGGTGGGTTTCAGGTTCCGGTCGAGCACGAATGCGGCCGTTCCCCGCAGCGGCCGTCCGATCACAGGGGTTTCGTGGTCGGCGAAATACGCGCCCAGTGCGTTGATCGTGCATTCGGTGGGCCCGTAGAAGTTGTAAGCGTGCAGCCCAGGGGCGGATCTGACGCGGTCCCACAGTCCTTGGTTCACCGCCTCACCACCGAGGGAGATGAAGCTGACGCCGATGCCCTCGTCGCCGCGCGGGCGAGCCCGGGTCAACAGGCCGGATTCGATCAGGGCTTCGCCGAAGGTCGGCGTGGAATCGAAACCGTCGATGCCCGCGGTGTCGTAGTAGTCGAGCAGTGCGCCCGCGTCGGCGCGCAGGTCGGTGTCGATGATGTGTACTTCGTGCCCCGCCACCAGCCACAGCAGCTGTTCCCAGCACGCGTCGAAGGAGAAGGTGGTGGTCAGCGAGATCCGGGCCCGCCGACCGCCTCGTTCGGGGGGCGGAAAGTGGGTGAAGACCGTCTCGGCGTGGTTGGCGTACATGTTCGACAGTCCCGCCACCTGGACCGCCACGCCCTTGGGTTTACCGGTCGAACCGGAGGTGTACATCAGATACGCCAGCCGGTTCAGCGCGAGATCACGTGTGGGCGCCGGTATTTCGGCGGATTCCGTCCCAATGCCCGGCGCCGGATCGTCCAGGTCCAGGAGTAGACATCCATCCGCCAGGGTCGCCGGATCACCGATGACGTGGCGAGTCCCGCCCGACACGATCAGTGCGCGCGGCCGCGCGTCGTCGAGCATGACCGTGACCCGTTCGGCGGGATAGTCGGGATCGATGGGAACGTAGGCGGCGCCGGCGAGCAGGCATCCGAAGATCGCCGACACCATCCGGTGATCTCGTGGCAGTGCCAGTGCGACATGGTCTTCGGGTCCGATGCCGACATCTCGGAGCAGCAGCGCGAATCGGCATGTCTGCGACCAGATCTCACGGAAGGTCCACGACTGTCCGCTCACGACCAGGGCGACTTCGTCCGGAAGCCGTTCCACGGTGGCGGCCAGTAACGAGGTCACCTCGCACAGTCCCGGATCGTCGGCGGCCGCCGGGATCACGGGACAGTCGCCGGTATCCGCGCCGAAAATCGGTCCCGTGGAACCGATCCGGTGGACGGGCCGATCACAGTCGGCGGTGAGGGCACGGCATACGTGGGTGAACTGCGCCAGGCAGGTCTGTGCGAGTTCCGCCGAGACGTCCCGATGGATCAGGCGCACGTCGAGTACGTGTTCGCGTGGCATGACGGCCACGCTGACGGGATAGTGGGTGCTGTCGCGGATCTCGTCTCCGGTCACTGTCAGCGGGGGATCGCCCGGCCGCTGATATCCCGCCGCGTCCGGTCGCTCGGGGAGGTTCTGGACGACGAACAAGGTGTCGAACAGCGCGCGTTCGCCGGTGGCCCGGTGGATTTCGCTCAATCCGACGTACGGGTACCGCATCCGGGTGACCGCGGTGGCTCGCATCGCGGTCAACTGTTCGAGCACCGTGGCCCGGGGATCGACCCGCACGCGGTGCGGGACGGTGTTGAACAGCACGCCCACCACGGTGTCGCTACCCTCGAGTTCATCGGGTCTGCCGGAGACCACGGTCCCGAACAGCACATCGCGGGAATTCACGAGCGCGCCGAGTGTCAGCGCCCAGGCGAGTTCGAGCACCGTCGCCGGCGAGACGCCCGCCGATTGCGCGAGCGCGGCCAGCGCGGTCGTGTCCTCGGCGTCGAGTGTGGCGGTGTGTTCTCCCGACTCGCCGGCCGCGATGAACTCCGAACTCGCCAGCGACTCGGTCAGGAGGGTGGGGCCCTCGATACCGCGCAGCAGGTCCAGCCACCCGTGCAGAGCCGCGCGATGATCCTGTCCGGCAAGCCATTCCAGGTACCTGCGCAGTCCCGTGGACGCGACGATCTCGGCGGTGTGGTCGCCGCGGTACCGGCGCAGGATGCCCAGGAGTACCAGGCGGATGGACCAGCCGTCGAGGACCGTGTGCTCGGCGGTCAACATGAGATGGTGCCGATCCGGGGCCGAACGGATCACCGTGACCCGCGCCAGTGCTGCCCTGTCGTCGAAGCCGTCCGCCTGATCGGCCACCATGACCGCCTCGGCCGAAGGGTGTGCCCGCCCGGCGTGGGTGAGATCGGCGAATCGGAATTCGATCCGGGGATCGTGCGGCACGACCTGTACATACCGCCCACCGGTCGACACCAGCCGGGCCGCGAGATTCGGTGCGGCCGCGACGAGTTCGGCGACGGCCGCCGCCATGCGCTCGATGTCCACCGCTCCGGCGAGGGTGAGGATGTTCTGGGTCGTATAGGTGCTCGTGCGGGCGCGGCCGGTACCCGTATCGGCCAGCAGATGGAACAGCAGCCCTTCTTGCAGGGGCGTCAAGGGGAGCACATCCGCGGGGTCGGGGTGGTGCTCGGCGAGCGTGCGCTGCTCGGCGTCGGTCAGCGCGAGCAGATCCTCCACGTCGGCCGGGCGGGCGAGCAGACCGTCTTCCCGCGCCCGCTCCAGTAACTCGTCGAGCGATTCGGCGATCCCGCGCAGCTGGCCCGCGTCCAGCACCGACGAGTCGGCGACGACGACAGCGGTCGAGTCGACGATGATCACGACATCGAGATCGCCGAGGAGTTCCTCGCGCTCGAGGCAGTCCTCGGCGGCGGGACCGGAACCCGCGATGTGGTCGATCCGAATTCTCAAGTCGGGCTCGGGAACCTCGTCGAACACCCCTTCG
Encoded here:
- a CDS encoding non-ribosomal peptide synthetase, with amino-acid sequence MTSLHDRRMAMLHRRLVDSGLREHDARNPLEVTRTDGDSGPLAPLQHGIWYHQQFDPEDWNYNHAFLLVPRRPLDRIALSRAIDAAVRIHEVFVTRYPVDADGNAVQQIDRTLTARHDDIDIPAGFDAEQWAERTAHRRLTEPFDLARDHPLRITYLHHEQSERHAAEVAAVVMVLHHISADGMSVGALFETVAAGLASAAETDLGHQQVRYLDFARWQQGYLGKSGDPTPTARRQLAFWEQLLSPLAVQPAIPALPRGRHEPRSATDEQGCHIRYRLPESITEELAGYARQAGVTQNMLFTAAVGHAIAVATGAGTFALGTVIDLRGRPELRDVVGFFANTVAIVVDTTGNPTFADYAARIAVATAESLSHRDIPFDAVVRAANPTRAPGARNQLIRTVVSAASRIPEIELAGIPTVIREPSPVQAKFDLAFLLHDYRDSGPQAVSVTYDRTLIDTATARCLLDSAVAVLIQGLRRPDTRLADLRTYLSSVPEAAGSTVVRLLAAGSDVCDHHVIRLDTPADPDSVVQAALSALERFDVLRIAYAGGQLRIRTVPEAVAQTTASQAPEGVFRVSPHPAGVQVTVVRGLLDLPSRVALLNCLRTRLTDRDAVLPVRPSSFFDYARSTRTLAEEPRVLDDAGSWLDLYDSVDAANDRAAIGGRRHRTKVRHPLRAHTSLFTDHTARSLSAVYVAAAACELARSGRRGTALIEVEHSHRGGAALADRPYGPIRCRYPVAVDLSAATDGAAVIAELLRDNGSSAPVWPVCALSPDAEGVFDEVPEPDLRIRIDHIAGSGPAAEDCLEREELLGDLDVVIIVDSTAVVVADSSVLDAGQLRGIAESLDELLERAREDGLLARPADVEDLLALTDAEQRTLAEHHPDPADVLPLTPLQEGLLFHLLADTGTGRARTSTYTTQNILTLAGAVDIERMAAAVAELVAAAPNLAARLVSTGGRYVQVVPHDPRIEFRFADLTHAGRAHPSAEAVMVADQADGFDDRAALARVTVIRSAPDRHHLMLTAEHTVLDGWSIRLVLLGILRRYRGDHTAEIVASTGLRRYLEWLAGQDHRAALHGWLDLLRGIEGPTLLTESLASSEFIAAGESGEHTATLDAEDTTALAALAQSAGVSPATVLELAWALTLGALVNSRDVLFGTVVSGRPDELEGSDTVVGVLFNTVPHRVRVDPRATVLEQLTAMRATAVTRMRYPYVGLSEIHRATGERALFDTLFVVQNLPERPDAAGYQRPGDPPLTVTGDEIRDSTHYPVSVAVMPREHVLDVRLIHRDVSAELAQTCLAQFTHVCRALTADCDRPVHRIGSTGPIFGADTGDCPVIPAAADDPGLCEVTSLLAATVERLPDEVALVVSGQSWTFREIWSQTCRFALLLRDVGIGPEDHVALALPRDHRMVSAIFGCLLAGAAYVPIDPDYPAERVTVMLDDARPRALIVSGGTRHVIGDPATLADGCLLLDLDDPAPGIGTESAEIPAPTRDLALNRLAYLMYTSGSTGKPKGVAVQVAGLSNMYANHAETVFTHFPPPERGGRRARISLTTTFSFDACWEQLLWLVAGHEVHIIDTDLRADAGALLDYYDTAGIDGFDSTPTFGEALIESGLLTRARPRGDEGIGVSFISLGGEAVNQGLWDRVRSAPGLHAYNFYGPTECTINALGAYFADHETPVIGRPLRGTAAFVLDRNLKPTPPGVVGELYLTGHGLSRGYHGMSALTAQRYIACPFGGEGTRMYRTGDLVRRRGDGIVEFVGRADEQVKVRGFRIELGDVVAALRRCEGVARAEVFADTVPAGGTALVGYLVATTPADPPDIGEIRTAMQRLVPEHMIPGYLVWVGDIPSTLSGKVDRTRLPDIGALLGSRTGRAPEDDRSQRVCAAYAEVLGVDTVYLDDDFFELGGHSLLVVELVAKLEAAGLTTTVRTVYNSGTPARLLDGSAADYSLAPVAELRPGVRTTVCCLPPAGGIGWSYYGALPFIASDVGVVVAQDPGLAAGGERLSALDELVEHYTRVVLGISPQPCVLLGWSFGGQLAHLVSQRLEHRHGLRTDVILLDSGGPLGGPPDRHLQVVADEAEVIAEAERFVASLVTNGLLDKRDRAATDAVFETYLRNSRTMDAAETADSLPAPTGRALLVSATADKPGHVVLDRNRQWDKALGELEIIEADLGHLEICTARGWQLIGERIGAFIEAARDAGAGA